CCGGCTTCCAGTAATGCGTCAACTTTTAATCCTCGAATGTCTTTGATGTACTTCGAGAACATAGCATCATTGAACAAGGCACTGAATAAGGTCTCTTCCTCCTCCACCCGGCTGTAAGTAAAGCTCAAACCAAATTCCAGTTTGGCCTGGATTACCTTATTTACTTCCTCCTCAATAGTTGCTCGCTTCTTAGCAATTTGCTGCTTGAGTTTGTCTGCTTCTACATTCGGATCAATATCGAATAGTGTGGCTGCTCGGTTCAAAACACCTTTATCTTCTTCAGAAGGGTCGCCACCCGTTCCGAGTATTTTATCTAATTTTTCATTGAGCCCATTTTCAACACCATTCAGTAGCCCGTTGAATACTTGCTTCAATTGTCCTTGAGAATTCTCATCAAAGCTGACCCCTACTTTCAATGCTGCTGAAGCCTGGTAAGAACTGGATTTTGATTTATGAATACCTACTTTGAGGCCTTTTACGGTATCATTGGCGTCACTTGCTGCGACTCGTTGAATGACGATCTCAAACGCATCCTCTATCTCTGAATTAAAGGACAAGCTGGCAGAAGAACCAATCTCCACTTTCAAAGCGCCACTCAGGTTCAACAGCTTCGAAAACTTCGAGAGGGCCGCTGTGTATACATCGCTGATCTGTACTTCTGATGAAATGCTGATTTTACCATTGCAAGTCATGGCGACTGCTTCACTGTTCTGCAGTTTGATCAAGCTTTCTGCACTGGAATAAATGAATTTGAAACGAGTAGTATCCTGAGCAATGGCCATACCCAACGCCGTATCTCTTTCGTGTTTACTATAGTATCTCAGTAAAACTTCTTTTTCCGCCTCTACTCCAATCTTGATGAATTTGGCTTCCGCGCCTGCCTTTGCAGCGATGCTTCCGTGGAGATTGTAGTTCAGAAACGCGTGTTCACCCAGCTGACTATCGAAATTCAGCTTCTGGGTCAACTTTTCGTTATCATCATCTGTAGGATCATTGAACAATCGCAAATCTGCTCCGGCAGAAGCGGATACCCCAATTGAAAACCCGGCTTTATCATCTTCAAATGCCTTATCCAAAGACTTTTCGATGATCACTTTTTGATCGATCTCACCCAGTGTTTTTAGTAGCACCGGATCATTATCAAGTTGTGGAAATAAATCGTTCAATTCCATGTGGTCGCAGATTTTAAGGTTGTATGCTGCACTAAATAACGAAAGAAATTGGCTGTGTCACAATCATTTTCTGGATTTAGCACTCACGGAAAGCTCATTTGTTTAAAATCACTTCTTTTGCCACATGGGACTGAACTATACGGATGGTTGTGTGAACTTCCGAGATGCGGGAGAATTCATTAACATGATGATTGAAAAACCCATTTTTCAAGAGGGTAAGTTATTCCGTGGTGGCAGTATCGATCATGTAAAAGAGCACCATGAAATCGCGGCGGTCCGATCTATCATTAGTCTTAGAAATGGACCCGATTATCAAAGTTTTGAAGCGGACTACTATCACTTTCCTATGTCCAATAAGGTCGAGAAGTATGATACCAGTCAAAAGGAAGTGCGGGTATGGCTCAATCAGATCTTGTCAACCTTTGAAAATCCCGAACTCAGATGGCCTATTCTGATTCATTGTCTTTCGGGTAAGGACCGTACTGGCATCGTGATTGCCGCCATCTTAATGGTGCTGGGGATCGATGAAAGCCACATTGAGGAAGAGTATTTATTGAGTGAAGGAGAGGTGAAAACGGAACTCATTCAAATGGCTATGGAAAATATGAGGAATTCGAAGAAATTTTTCACACGTGTCAATCTTGACATGGTGAGAAAGCATCTCAGGGCTGCGTTGCTAGTATAAATCCGAACCTTGTTAGGGATGAGAACAACTAACAGGGATTTTCGTCCTGGCAGGTGTTTTCACATTCATGACTGTTAAACAATCATTTTGCTTTTGGTGATAACACCAAAATCGGCTTCATCCTGTAACTGGACAAGTTTGTGGGGACACAAAATCAGGCAGAGAGAATCCTGATAGGGTTGAGAACCGCTATCAGGGTTAGACTTATTCCTATAAATTAAAAGTCCAGACGGGCCGCTTCGCATGATTGACCACATCTTCAGCAATGCTGCCCAATAAGAAGTGTCCTACTCCGGTTCGCTGGTGAGTTCCCAGAGCGATCATATCCGCATCAATGTCTTCGGTGTAAGCCACAATCCCATCCTCTTCATTCGAATAGTTGTAGATATCCGTCGTGCAATTCTGAATATCAAAACGCTTGACGAAATCATCCATCTGTTCATTATCATGACGGGTAGATGTGAAATTGGCAGGTGTATTGATCTTAACGATTCTTAGATGCGCATCGAGCGCACGTTGCAATTTGAGCACGTGATCAACAAAATTTGGGGTCAGTTCATGAAAATTGGAAGCAAATACAACTTCATTAATGGAAGCTGCATTGCAGGGTTCACGTAAGGTGATCACAGGACATCTGGCATTCCGGACCACTCGCTCCGCATTGGATCCAACGAGATATTCATCTACCCCAGAAGAACCGGAGGTTCCCATCACCACCAGATCTACATCCACCGAACTGATCTCATCGCTGATTTCATGATATGCACTACCTACACGGATTTTATAGGTGGCATTGGCACTTTTCATCTCTGGCGTATTGATCAGTGCTTCCAGTTTACCTTTTACGGTCTCGATCAACTTGGTCAGGTAAATGTTTGCCATCGGGTCATAATCACTGACACCCATGGTCTTGAAAGAATCTGCAGTCGGATGTTCAATCACATTAAGTATGATCAATTCCCCGTTATTGTTACTTAGCTGTACAGCAAAGTTGAGCGCATTTTGAGCTACTTCAGAAAAATCGAACGGTATCAGTATTTTGTTCATGGGATGACTTTTTATACTTCAATATCAAGATAATCAATTGAAGTCGAAATATGGATTATCTTCGACGCATTGTATCTGACCAAAATCATATTAGACATTGATTATCACTCTTGCACAAGTACAGCCGAAATACAGGGACATGGCCTACAATCTGGCCTCACAAGAAACCTTTATTCGTCAGGCTGCAGAATCAGGCACAGAACTGATCATCTTCCCTGAAATATCCATCAGCGGATATGAGCCAACACTGGCCAGGGAATTGGCAACAACTACCAATGATAAGCGGTTTCAAATGTTTCAGGAACTTGCCGACCAACTGCACATCACAATCATTACCAGTGCACCCTTGCGTAGTGAAGATGGGATCACCATCAGTCTTTTGATCTATCAGACCGGAGCTCCTGTTCAGGTGTACTCGAAACAATTCCTTCCGGCGGACGAAGCCTCTTTCTTCGTGCCCCAGGAATGTTCGTACCGGTTAGAATCCGGTCTAAAAATAGGCCTGGCAATCTGTTACGAGCTATCCGTCAAGGAGCACTTCGAAAAATCCAACAAAGGCGGATTGGATATTTATATGGCCAGTACTGCTAAAACTGCCGACGGAAGTGACAAGGCCCACGAAAGAATGGCAGCGCTTGCCCGTGAAAATAGCATCATGACTTTATTTGTTAACAGCATAGGCCCGGCCGACGGAGTAGTCTGCAATGGTCGATCAGCGGCATGGGGGAAAGATGGTGAAAAACTCGGTGAACTTTCAACAGATTCGGAAGGACTATTAATTGTAGACACGGAGAAGCAGCTCATATTGGAAGCAATCCATATCGGATGAAGCTGGTCAGGTCCGATGTATTTGAAGGAGTCGACATTCTGACCGTGGGCCAGCACCCAATCAGTGAGCCCAAACTCACGGTCAACCTTTTCCTGATCGATGGCTTACTCATTGACACGGGACCTACTCGCATGTACAAGGAGGTATTGCACGCGTTGGAGTCCAAATTCATCAATCAGATCTTTGTCACGCATCACCATGAGGACCATACGGGGAATGTGGCCAATCTATCCGCACATTTCAAATGCCCCGCCTACAGTTCTGCAAGCTGCGCAGAGATGATGAAACGTCCTCCAAAAATCAGTTTCGCTCAATACATGACTTGGGGCAATCGCCCGCCCTTTTATGATCTAAAAGAGATCGACACCCTCTCTACTGACCGCTACGAATTTCAATTGATCCCCATCCCCCGGGCATGCGCCAGATATGGTGGCTTTGTATGAACCCAATCAAAAATGGTTGTTTTCAGCGGACTTATACGTACACCACTACATTTCCTATTTCTTATTCAGTGAAAGCATCAAGCAACAAATTGCCTCTCTGGAAAAAGTCCTCCAACTTGATTTTGAAACGGTCTTTTGTAGTCATATCCGCCCTCTGAAGGACGGTCACGAAAAGCTGTCGAAAAAGCTTGAATTCCTCCGAACATTTGATGAACAAGTTCGAGAACAGGCAGTCAAGGGCTATTCTGCTCAAAAAATCATGAAAGTATTAGGCTTAAAAGAACGATGGGATATCCGAATCTTATCTCATGGCATGCTATCCAAATTGAATATGGTGAAGTCTGTTTTGAATGACCTCAAAGCGGATAGCACTAAGTTTTTCTAACCAATAGATTAGCATTTCTTGTGTCCGATCAAATGAGCTGACCTGCTCCAAACAGCAACACAAACAACAAAGTAGAAATGGCCAGTTGTTTCAAAAAAGGATCAAGTTGTTTCGGTTCTTCTTTGGTAAAAACTGCTTTTACATTAATCAAAAAGAGTGGCAAGCTTAACCCATACAGCAAATGTAACCATTGTCCCGACCAAGAAAGGTTTGTGTAAACCAGCATGCAGACCCAGCCTATGGCAATCAGGGCCAGGTGGTACAATCGCGCATTGTCCCGCCCAATTCGAACGGGTATTGAATGTTTCCCAGCAGTTTTATCTGACTCAATATCCCGGATGTTATTGACATTCAAAACACCAACCGCAAATAAACCACAACTTATGGCTGGCAAAACTGTCATCCAATCAAAGGCCAGACTGTATAAAAAGTAGCTCCCGCATACACCGATCAAACCGAAAAATACCAAAACGAAAAAGTCACCTAATCCCTGGTAACCGTAAGGTGTCTTACCTACGGTGTATTTGATCGCCGCCCAGATAGCTCCTAATCCTATCAACAGAAAGATGAGGGCATAAAGCCAGGTATCGCGAAATGCAACAAATAGCAACAACAGACCACTTAAAAAGGACAAAATCGCACAAATGATCAAGGCCCGTTTCATGGACAACAATGATATCTTGCCAGCCTGAACAGACCTACTTGGCCCTTGTCGTTCAGCATGATCCACACCGCTTACGCTATCACCATAGTCGTTAGCAAGATTGGAAAGGACCTGTAAAAACAAAGTAGTCAGTAAGGATAAGCCAAGGATTACCCCATCGAAGACGCCCGCGCTCATCGCCAGAAAGCCACCCATGAAAATGCATGAAAATGCCAGCGGCAATGTCCTCAACCGAAACGCTTCAAACCATGTCTTTACTGATGCCATTCTCTTTTACATTCTTTCTGGAACCTGCACTCCGAGTAGTTCCATGGCTTGTTTGATCACATTAGCCGTACAAGTTGACAGCATCAACCTCAATACCATTTGATCTTTGGCATCCTCTGCGAAAATGGGAAGCTCCTGATAGAATCCATTATAAGTCTTCGCCAACTCATATACATATTGGGCCACCAGTGAAGGTGAATAATCAGAAGCTGCGTTTTGGACAATTCCTGGAAACTGCACCAATACGTTGATCAAATCAAGTTCGCGTGAATGCAACTGCTGATCAATGGACTGATCGTAGTTTACTTCCATTTGTGCCGCACGTCGCAACAATGCGGAGATCCGGGCGTGGGTATATTGAATAAAGGGCCCGGTATTGCCCTGGAATTCGATGGATTCTTGCGGATTGAACAGAATTCGACGCTTAGGGTCGACTTTCAATAAGAAATACTTCAGGGCGCCTAAACCCAACATTTTGTAAAGCTGACCAGCCTCTTCTTCGGTCATCCCTTCAATCTTACCTAGCTCACGCGTTTGATTTTCGGCTGTACGGAACATCTCTTCCATCAAGTCGTCGGCATCAACAACAGTTCCTTCTCGGGATTTCATCTTTCCTGTTGGCAGGTCTACCATACCATAAGACAAATGGTACAATCCATCGGCATATGATCGTCCAAGTCTCTTCATGATCTTGAACAGCACCTTGAAGTGATAATCCTGTTCGTTTCCAACTGTATAAACCGATTGATCAAATGCAAAATCACTGAACTTGTGATCGCAGGTACCCATATCCTGGGTCATGTAAACCGCAGTACCATCTCCACGAAGAACCAATTTTTCATCTAGTCCCTCGTCTGTTAGGTCCACCCAAACAGAGCCATTTTCTTTCTTGAAGAATATCTCTTTTTCAAGTCCCTCTTCAACAATGTCTTTACCCAAAAGGTAGGTATCCGACTCATGGTAAGTCTTGTCAAAAGCAATGCCCATGGTCCCATATGTGGTATCAAACCCTTCATAGACCCAGCCATTCATCTGCTTCCACAGGCCGACCGCTTTTGCTTCGCCGCTTTCCCAGTCCTTCAACAATTGTTGGGCTGCCAGTAACAAAGGAGCATTCTTTTTAGCATCTTCTTCTGATTGACCATCGGCCATCAATTGTTTGATCTCTGCTTTATACTCCAGATCAAACTTGACATAGTACTTACCCACCAGGTGATCTCCTTTCATACCAGAAGAGGCTGGGGTCTCCCCTTCTCCGAATTTCTGGTACGCCAACATGGATTTACAAATGTGAATTCCCCGATCGTTGACCAGATTGACTTTCATTGCATCATAACCTGCCGCAGCGAGGATTCGGGACACACTGTCTCCCAGGAAGTTATTACGGAGGTGGCCCAGATGAAGCGGCTTATTCGTATTGGGAGAAGAAAATTCTATCATCACTTTCTTCCCATTGGGTGAAGCGATGCCATAGTTTTCTGTTTCAAATATTTCCTGAAGTGCTCCGGTCCAGGTACTGTCCGTCAGTGACAGGTTCAAAAACCCTTTTACCACATTGAAAGCAGCTACCTGAGATACATGGTCCAGCAGGTAGTTTCCTAGCGCTGTTCCGGCATCTTCAGGTTTTTGTCGCGTAACCTTCAGGTAAGGGAATACCACAAAAGTGTGTGTTCCTTCAAATTCCTTTTTTGTAGGCTGCAAAGACAAAGCAGAAGCATCCACTTCATGCTCGTACAACTCCTTAAAAGCTGCGGAAAGTCCCGCTTTAATGTGATGTTCTAAATCAATCATGTTTCTTTTATGCTTGCGCAAGATGCGGCAAAAATACTTCAGCCATCATGCATCGCACACTCCCTCCACCAAGCTTTTCGATGGTAGGTATAGGACTGTGGATCAGTTGGCCATGTGCTGATAAACGTTTCTTTTGTTCTTCGTCCAAACATTGAAATGCCGCCTCCGACATCACAACAAATTTCTCGTGGTTGTGGTTTTGAACCTGAAGCATGTTCCCTGCAAATTGGTGGATTTGCGCTTCCGTCAATTCAATGATCTCCTTCCCAGTAGCCTGGAGTGAGGTTTCTACCTTCTTTCGCTCACCAGGATTGTCAATCGTATCCAGACAAATCACTGAAAACTGCTCTCCTACAGCCATCATCACATTGGTGTGATAAATGGGTAAACGTCGCCCATCGACAGACTGATTAGCGACAAATTGCACTACTTTATAGCCTGATTTCTCTTCGAATGCTGTAATGACAGCTTGATGTGTTCGATCCGATAAAGCTGCATAAGCCACCTTATTTTGTCGATCGAGAATCAAACTTCCTGTTCCTTCAAGAAACTCTGATTGTGCCTCCCAATTGGTCAGATGATGTACTTCATTTACTTCAAAATCAGGCCTTAGCCGCTCAAGTATATCCAGGCGACGTTCCTTACGGCGATTAGGGGCAAACATTGGGTAGAGTACGATATCGCCATTAGCATGGAAGGAAATCCAGTTATTGGGAAAAATGGAATCGGGAGTCTCAGGAAGTGCGGTATCCTCAACAACAATCACATTGACTCCTTCCTTTCTAAGAGCAGCTACCATCTGGTCAAATTCCTTTAACGCGTGGCCCTGAACAAAAGCATCACTTTTGGTTGTATTCTCCTGAAAGTAATTATTAACTGCCGTTTCCTCATTCTTGTGAAAAGCAACCGGCCTGATCATTAATATGGTGTCTGAAATCTGATTGACCATGGAGATCATTATTTCCGC
This DNA window, taken from Cytophagales bacterium, encodes the following:
- a CDS encoding tyrosine-protein phosphatase, translating into MGLNYTDGCVNFRDAGEFINMMIEKPIFQEGKLFRGGSIDHVKEHHEIAAVRSIISLRNGPDYQSFEADYYHFPMSNKVEKYDTSQKEVRVWLNQILSTFENPELRWPILIHCLSGKDRTGIVIAAILMVLGIDESHIEEEYLLSEGEVKTELIQMAMENMRNSKKFFTRVNLDMVRKHLRAALLV
- a CDS encoding universal stress protein; the protein is MNKILIPFDFSEVAQNALNFAVQLSNNNGELIILNVIEHPTADSFKTMGVSDYDPMANIYLTKLIETVKGKLEALINTPEMKSANATYKIRVGSAYHEISDEISSVDVDLVVMGTSGSSGVDEYLVGSNAERVVRNARCPVITLREPCNAASINEVVFASNFHELTPNFVDHVLKLQRALDAHLRIVKINTPANFTSTRHDNEQMDDFVKRFDIQNCTTDIYNYSNEEDGIVAYTEDIDADMIALGTHQRTGVGHFLLGSIAEDVVNHAKRPVWTFNL
- a CDS encoding carbon-nitrogen hydrolase family protein is translated as MIITLAQVQPKYRDMAYNLASQETFIRQAAESGTELIIFPEISISGYEPTLARELATTTNDKRFQMFQELADQLHITIITSAPLRSEDGITISLLIYQTGAPVQVYSKQFLPADEASFFVPQECSYRLESGLKIGLAICYELSVKEHFEKSNKGGLDIYMASTAKTADGSDKAHERMAALARENSIMTLFVNSIGPADGVVCNGRSAAWGKDGEKLGELSTDSEGLLIVDTEKQLILEAIHIG
- a CDS encoding MBL fold metallo-hydrolase; this encodes MKLVRSDVFEGVDILTVGQHPISEPKLTVNLFLIDGLLIDTGPTRMYKEVLHALESKFINQIFVTHHHEDHTGNVANLSAHFKCPAYSSASCAEMMKRPPKISFAQYMTWGNRPPFYDLKEIDTLSTDRYEFQLIPIPRACARYGGFV
- a CDS encoding 1,4-dihydroxy-2-naphthoate polyprenyltransferase, with product MASVKTWFEAFRLRTLPLAFSCIFMGGFLAMSAGVFDGVILGLSLLTTLFLQVLSNLANDYGDSVSGVDHAERQGPSRSVQAGKISLLSMKRALIICAILSFLSGLLLLFVAFRDTWLYALIFLLIGLGAIWAAIKYTVGKTPYGYQGLGDFFVLVFFGLIGVCGSYFLYSLAFDWMTVLPAISCGLFAVGVLNVNNIRDIESDKTAGKHSIPVRIGRDNARLYHLALIAIGWVCMLVYTNLSWSGQWLHLLYGLSLPLFLINVKAVFTKEEPKQLDPFLKQLAISTLLFVLLFGAGQLI
- the argS gene encoding arginine--tRNA ligase, which produces MIDLEHHIKAGLSAAFKELYEHEVDASALSLQPTKKEFEGTHTFVVFPYLKVTRQKPEDAGTALGNYLLDHVSQVAAFNVVKGFLNLSLTDSTWTGALQEIFETENYGIASPNGKKVMIEFSSPNTNKPLHLGHLRNNFLGDSVSRILAAAGYDAMKVNLVNDRGIHICKSMLAYQKFGEGETPASSGMKGDHLVGKYYVKFDLEYKAEIKQLMADGQSEEDAKKNAPLLLAAQQLLKDWESGEAKAVGLWKQMNGWVYEGFDTTYGTMGIAFDKTYHESDTYLLGKDIVEEGLEKEIFFKKENGSVWVDLTDEGLDEKLVLRGDGTAVYMTQDMGTCDHKFSDFAFDQSVYTVGNEQDYHFKVLFKIMKRLGRSYADGLYHLSYGMVDLPTGKMKSREGTVVDADDLMEEMFRTAENQTRELGKIEGMTEEEAGQLYKMLGLGALKYFLLKVDPKRRILFNPQESIEFQGNTGPFIQYTHARISALLRRAAQMEVNYDQSIDQQLHSRELDLINVLVQFPGIVQNAASDYSPSLVAQYVYELAKTYNGFYQELPIFAEDAKDQMVLRLMLSTCTANVIKQAMELLGVQVPERM
- a CDS encoding arginine deiminase-related protein; the protein is MVNQISDTILMIRPVAFHKNEETAVNNYFQENTTKSDAFVQGHALKEFDQMVAALRKEGVNVIVVEDTALPETPDSIFPNNWISFHANGDIVLYPMFAPNRRKERRLDILERLRPDFEVNEVHHLTNWEAQSEFLEGTGSLILDRQNKVAYAALSDRTHQAVITAFEEKSGYKVVQFVANQSVDGRRLPIYHTNVMMAVGEQFSVICLDTIDNPGERKKVETSLQATGKEIIELTEAQIHQFAGNMLQVQNHNHEKFVVMSEAAFQCLDEEQKKRLSAHGQLIHSPIPTIEKLGGGSVRCMMAEVFLPHLAQA